One part of the Streptomyces ferrugineus genome encodes these proteins:
- a CDS encoding rhamnogalacturonan acetylesterase has protein sequence MRRFSTAALVAAATLGTALTATPAQAAADAHCTATACHFDVPPGTYDVKVLLGGEAASSTTIAGETRRTLLPETSAPAGERVARSFTVNVRTPQGEPTGPEGTPGLDLLLGGAAPALADIKVTPARRTRQILLVGDSTVCDQPGDPYSGWGQQLPQYLRKGLSVANYADSGESTVSYLADSRLWGTVQPRIRPGDLVLIQLAHNDKTTDEATYRANLETLVDGARAKGGEPVLVTPIVRRWFNSDGTLNNNTALLVNGLGVDHPAVIRAVAADRDVPLVDLTAKTKALVESLGVEASKALYLYNEKRDNTHTSAHGATVYASLVRDELVARHLVPQGQVRVG, from the coding sequence ATGAGACGTTTCAGCACCGCCGCGCTGGTGGCGGCGGCCACCTTGGGAACCGCGCTGACGGCGACACCGGCCCAGGCCGCCGCCGACGCCCACTGCACCGCCACCGCCTGCCACTTCGACGTCCCGCCCGGCACCTACGACGTGAAGGTCCTGCTCGGCGGCGAGGCGGCGTCGAGCACGACCATCGCCGGGGAGACACGCCGCACCCTGCTCCCCGAGACGTCCGCCCCGGCCGGTGAACGGGTGGCGCGCAGCTTCACCGTGAACGTCCGCACACCGCAGGGCGAGCCGACGGGCCCCGAAGGCACCCCCGGCCTCGACCTGCTGCTCGGCGGCGCGGCTCCCGCGCTGGCCGACATCAAGGTCACCCCCGCGCGCCGTACCCGCCAGATCCTCCTCGTCGGCGACTCCACGGTCTGCGACCAGCCCGGCGACCCGTACTCCGGCTGGGGCCAGCAACTGCCCCAGTACCTGCGCAAGGGCCTGTCCGTCGCCAACTACGCCGACTCCGGCGAGAGCACGGTCAGCTATCTCGCCGACTCCCGCCTGTGGGGCACCGTCCAGCCCCGGATCCGGCCCGGCGACCTGGTCCTGATCCAGCTCGCCCACAACGACAAGACGACCGACGAGGCGACGTACCGCGCGAATCTGGAGACACTGGTGGACGGCGCACGCGCCAAGGGCGGTGAGCCGGTCCTCGTCACCCCGATCGTGCGCCGCTGGTTCAACTCCGACGGCACGCTGAACAACAACACGGCCCTGCTGGTCAACGGCCTGGGCGTGGACCACCCCGCGGTCATCCGCGCGGTCGCCGCCGACCGGGACGTCCCCCTGGTCGACCTGACGGCGAAGACCAAGGCACTGGTGGAGTCCCTGGGCGTGGAGGCGTCCAAGGCGCTCTACCTCTACAACGAGAAACGGGACAACACCCACACCTCGGCGCACGGCGCCACGGTGTACGCGAGCCTCGTCCGCGACGAACTCGTCGCCCGGCATCTGGTGCCCCAGGGCCAGGTGCGGGTGGGATGA
- a CDS encoding DUF2264 domain-containing protein, translating into MQLPPDDRTLSPYTGYTRAHWEAAADALLGAVEPYATEDRALYHFPGDRQSWSGRLSDGLEGYARTLLLAAFRRDETALERYADGLAAGTSGVWPRIEDRSQPLVEAASIALALRLTRPLLWDRLDDPVRQRAAAWLGDALTAEAWPCNWELFPVTVGGFLQEIGYETEESGKAIDRGLERIEDWYAGGGWYTDGDGRKYDYYNGWAMHLYPVLHAWLAQDERLLELYGGRLSRHLDDYARLFGGDGAPMHQGRSLTYRFATTAPLWLGALTGRTPLPPGETRRLASGALKYFLERGAVDANGLLTLGWHGPDESVLQGYSGPASPYWASKGFLALLLPAEHEVWTATEEPGPAERADAITPIAAPNWLVQSTRSDGLVRLHNHGSEDVRYDPYYTRLAYSTATRPAPSYDNSVLVGADPSRTDIVPLGVGDGWVASRHSVGESVRVTSVVLARGAVEVRAHLVAGAEPRTPVRVTGWACRDGVRAELRPVAGLSRELSGVTGDGPTLFVALARLTAEPDPAPLEDLVSVRVDGEDGLRVRWSDGREVRVRLADGEGVGVQG; encoded by the coding sequence ATGCAGCTGCCGCCCGACGACCGCACCCTCAGCCCGTACACCGGCTACACCCGCGCCCACTGGGAGGCGGCCGCCGACGCCCTGCTCGGCGCCGTGGAGCCGTACGCCACCGAGGACCGTGCCCTCTACCACTTTCCCGGTGACCGGCAGAGCTGGTCGGGCCGTCTCTCCGACGGGCTGGAAGGGTACGCCCGTACGCTGCTGCTGGCCGCCTTCCGCCGGGACGAGACCGCGTTGGAGCGGTATGCCGACGGACTCGCGGCCGGCACGTCCGGAGTCTGGCCCCGTATCGAGGACCGCAGCCAGCCGCTGGTCGAGGCGGCGTCGATCGCGCTCGCGCTGCGGCTGACCCGGCCGCTGCTGTGGGACCGGCTGGACGATCCGGTGCGGCAGCGGGCGGCGGCCTGGCTCGGGGACGCGCTGACCGCCGAAGCCTGGCCCTGCAACTGGGAGTTGTTCCCGGTGACGGTGGGCGGCTTCCTCCAGGAGATCGGGTACGAGACCGAGGAGTCCGGCAAGGCGATCGACCGGGGGCTGGAGCGGATCGAGGACTGGTACGCAGGCGGCGGCTGGTACACCGACGGCGACGGCCGCAAGTACGACTACTACAACGGCTGGGCGATGCACCTGTACCCGGTGCTGCACGCGTGGCTGGCCCAGGACGAGAGGCTGCTGGAGCTGTACGGCGGTCGGCTCTCGCGGCATCTCGACGACTACGCCCGACTGTTCGGCGGCGACGGCGCGCCGATGCACCAGGGCCGCTCCCTGACGTATCGGTTCGCGACGACGGCACCGCTGTGGCTGGGCGCGCTCACCGGCCGTACGCCGCTGCCGCCGGGGGAGACCCGGCGGCTGGCCTCCGGCGCGCTGAAGTACTTCCTGGAGCGGGGAGCCGTGGACGCGAACGGCCTGCTCACCCTCGGCTGGCACGGCCCCGACGAGTCGGTCCTGCAGGGCTATTCGGGCCCCGCGTCGCCGTACTGGGCGAGCAAGGGCTTCCTCGCCCTGCTCCTGCCGGCCGAGCACGAGGTCTGGACGGCGACGGAGGAACCGGGGCCGGCCGAGCGCGCCGACGCGATCACGCCGATCGCCGCCCCCAACTGGCTGGTGCAGTCCACCCGTTCGGACGGACTGGTCCGCCTCCACAACCACGGCAGCGAGGACGTCCGCTACGACCCGTACTACACCCGCCTCGCCTACTCGACGGCCACGCGGCCCGCACCGTCGTACGACAACAGCGTGCTCGTCGGCGCCGACCCGAGCCGTACGGACATCGTGCCGCTGGGGGTCGGCGACGGCTGGGTGGCCTCGCGGCACTCGGTCGGTGAGTCGGTCCGGGTGACCAGCGTGGTGCTCGCGCGGGGGGCCGTGGAGGTGCGGGCCCATCTGGTGGCCGGGGCGGAGCCGAGGACGCCGGTGCGGGTGACCGGGTGGGCCTGCCGGGACGGGGTGCGCGCCGAGCTGCGGCCCGTCGCCGGTCTGAGCCGCGAACTGTCCGGCGTGACCGGCGACGGACCCACCCTCTTCGTCGCCCTCGCCCGCCTCACGGCCGAGCCGGACCCCGCGCCGCTGGAGGACCTGGTGTCCGTGCGCGTGGACGGCGAGGACGGGCTCCGCGTCCGCTGGAGCGACGGGCGTGAGGTCCGGGTGCGGCTGGCGGACGGCGAGGGCGTGGGCGTACAGGGCTGA